In the Hordeum vulgare subsp. vulgare chromosome 7H, MorexV3_pseudomolecules_assembly, whole genome shotgun sequence genome, one interval contains:
- the LOC123407593 gene encoding transcription factor MYB53-like, giving the protein MGRSPCCDGEAGVKKGPWTPEEDKLLVDYIQEKGHGSWRRLPKLAGLNRCGKSCRLRWTNYLRPDIKRGRFTDDEEKLIIHLHSLLGNKWSSIATKLPGRTDNEIKNYWNTHLRKKLLGMGIDPVTHRPRTDLSLLAGLPGLLAAAGNFGGAGSATGAWDMNALRLQADAAKFQLLQGLVRALTTAAAPVPAPAPSMDNLMALLAASNGGQHGGSGVDQGMLLQQCQWDGMNNLPALTSSAPASGMQNISGMFDGLGSMDGLSSTELGGHGGASGSNVTVDAVAPPRPMVAGDQECNNNGGGGVLFEETPASSPFDGLESLNLMDEINTDGGWKDLLEQMSWLNSSDL; this is encoded by the exons ATGGGGCGGTCGCCGTGCTGCGACGGGGAGGCCGGCGTGAAGAAGGGCCCATGGACGCCCGAGGAGGACAAGCTTCTGGTCGACTACATCCAGGAGAAGGGCCACGGCAGCTGGCGCCGCCTGCCCAAGCTCGCCGGCCTCAACCGCTGCGGCAAGAGCTGCCGACTCCGCTGGACCAACTACCTCCGCCCCGACATCAAGCGCGGACGCTTCACCGACGACGAGGAGAAGCTCATCATCCACCTCCACTCACTCCTCGGCAACAA GTGGTCGTCGATCGCGACGAAGCTACCAGGGAGGACGGACAACGAGATCAAGAACTACTGGAACACGCACCTACGCAAGAAGCTGCTCGGCATGGGCATCGACCCCGTCACGCACCGCCCGCGCACCGACCTCAGCCTGCTCGCCGGGCTCCCGGGCCTCCTCGCGGCAGCAGGCAACTTCGGCGGCGCCGGCTCGGCCACGGGCGCCTGGGACATGAACGCGCTCAGGCTTCAGGCCGACGCCGCCAAGTTCCAGCTGCTTCAGGGCCTCGTGCGCGCGCTCACCACCGCCGCGGCGCCCGTGCCGGCTCCCGCGCCCAGCATGGACAACCTCATGGCGCTCCTCGCCGCCAGCAACGGCGGACAGCACGGCGGCAGCGGAGTCGACCAGGGCATGCTGCTACAGCAGTGCCAGTGGGACGGGATGAACAACCTGCCGGCGCTGACCAGCTCCGCGCCGGCGAGCGGCATGCAAAACATCAGCGGCATGTTCGATGGCTTGGGCTCCATGGACGGGCTGAGCTCGACGGAGCTTGGGGGCCACGGTGGGGCCAGCGGGAGCAACGTGACCGTGGACGCGGTGGCGCCGCCGCGCCCAATGGTGGCCGGCGACCAGGAGTGCAACAacaatggcggcggcggcgtgctgTTCGAGGAGACGCCGGCGTCGAGCCCTTTCGACGGGCTAGAGAGCCTGAACCTAATGGATGAGATCAACACGGACGGTGGTTGGAAGGATTTGCTAGA GCAAATGTCATGGCTGAACTCAAGTGATCTGTGA